Proteins co-encoded in one Haloarcula sp. DT43 genomic window:
- a CDS encoding NAD(P)H-binding protein yields MHVLVTGATGFVGGHLVPALLAAGHSVRVLVRNPGEYDGPDGVDVATGDLLEAGSFDAALDGVDAAYYLVHSMHAGSDYAERDRRAARNFRRATDEAGVDRVVYLGGLGEDDETLSEHLRSRREVEYLLKEGAYDLTTFRAAVIIGAESASFRMIRELATRLPVMVTPRWVRTDCHPIAIDDVVAYLVGVLDSPETAGETYEIGGPEVLTYAEILRRTGRLMGAGEPRIVPVPVLTPKLSAYWVALMTDVPTSVARPLIHGLKTPVVADTAAAQAQFGVELTPFADAVRLALGDPGGQEATRAAAATGGAGR; encoded by the coding sequence ATGCACGTGCTCGTGACCGGTGCGACGGGGTTCGTCGGGGGCCACCTCGTCCCGGCGCTCCTCGCGGCCGGCCACAGCGTCCGGGTGCTCGTCCGCAACCCCGGCGAGTACGACGGGCCCGACGGCGTCGACGTCGCGACGGGCGACCTCCTCGAGGCGGGCAGTTTCGACGCCGCCCTCGACGGCGTCGACGCCGCGTACTACCTCGTTCACTCGATGCACGCTGGCAGTGACTACGCCGAGCGGGACCGCCGGGCCGCGCGGAACTTCCGGCGGGCGACCGACGAGGCCGGCGTCGACCGCGTGGTCTACCTCGGCGGCCTCGGGGAGGACGACGAGACCCTGTCGGAACACCTCCGGTCCCGGCGCGAGGTCGAGTACCTCCTCAAGGAGGGGGCGTACGACCTGACGACGTTCCGGGCGGCGGTCATCATCGGCGCGGAGAGCGCGAGCTTCCGGATGATTCGGGAGCTAGCGACGCGACTGCCGGTGATGGTGACGCCGCGGTGGGTGCGGACGGACTGTCACCCCATCGCTATCGACGACGTCGTCGCGTACCTGGTCGGCGTACTCGACAGCCCCGAAACGGCCGGCGAGACCTACGAAATCGGGGGTCCAGAGGTGCTGACCTACGCGGAGATTCTGCGACGGACGGGGCGGCTGATGGGTGCCGGCGAGCCGAGAATCGTGCCGGTTCCGGTGTTGACGCCGAAACTGTCCGCGTACTGGGTCGCCCTGATGACCGACGTGCCGACGAGCGTCGCCCGGCCGCTCATCCACGGGCTGAAGACGCCGGTGGTCGCCGACACCGCGGCGGCGCAGGCACAGTTCGGCGTCGAGCTGACACCGTTCGCGGACGCGGTCAGGCTGGCGCTCGGCGACCCGGGGGGTCAGGAAGCGACGCGAGCGGCCGCAGCCACGGGTGGTGCGGGCAGATGA
- a CDS encoding DUF5784 family protein, with product MAGPLRLRRSNERWSKKRVRSDLLTPLENTFGATMNGPWFAPPEGWAARRLEMDNGDLALFCWNGQRAYWVGNTETPETLWRTEKYTFDEVPDDISEWVQRELFAQLEVEDPWLAEYETLARFFLPVFLSKDGRESTRTFFRDHAGGFPDADRADALAFYDDFLATGALDDYRYTMASKLGTSEGFDLSRMRATMGEFNVAKLLVDAGNDIRPEVELDSGHSVDFRVEDTLVEVTRPRPPSRRQVDTAVAAVKASGDAKTRDQLAAHPGAVLVVDCSSFPDDDWRRVYGERPDVGYSPTVVFRARPDGGMEGYAYGSVPFPLPF from the coding sequence GTGGCTGGTCCCTTACGCCTGCGACGGTCGAACGAGCGATGGAGCAAGAAGCGGGTCCGCAGCGACCTGCTGACGCCGCTGGAGAACACCTTCGGCGCGACGATGAACGGGCCGTGGTTCGCCCCGCCGGAGGGGTGGGCCGCGCGCCGGCTGGAGATGGACAACGGCGACCTCGCGCTGTTTTGCTGGAACGGCCAGCGCGCGTACTGGGTCGGGAACACCGAGACCCCGGAGACGCTGTGGCGGACGGAGAAGTACACGTTCGACGAAGTCCCCGACGACATCAGCGAGTGGGTCCAGCGCGAACTGTTCGCCCAGCTAGAGGTGGAGGACCCCTGGCTGGCCGAGTACGAGACGTTGGCACGGTTTTTCCTGCCCGTGTTTCTCTCGAAGGACGGCCGGGAGTCGACCCGGACGTTCTTCCGTGACCACGCCGGCGGCTTCCCGGACGCCGACCGGGCGGACGCGCTGGCCTTCTACGACGACTTCCTGGCGACCGGCGCGCTTGACGACTACCGCTACACGATGGCGAGCAAACTCGGGACCAGCGAAGGGTTCGACCTCTCGCGGATGCGGGCGACGATGGGCGAGTTCAACGTCGCCAAACTGCTCGTCGACGCGGGCAACGACATCAGGCCCGAGGTCGAACTCGACTCGGGCCACTCCGTCGACTTCCGAGTCGAGGACACGCTCGTCGAGGTCACCCGCCCGCGGCCGCCGTCCCGGCGACAGGTCGACACCGCCGTCGCCGCGGTGAAGGCCTCCGGCGACGCGAAGACCCGCGACCAGCTGGCGGCCCACCCGGGAGCCGTCCTCGTCGTCGACTGCAGTTCCTTCCCGGACGACGACTGGCGACGGGTGTACGGCGAACGGCCTGACGTGGGGTACTCGCCGACTGTCGTGTTCCGGGCCCGGCCGGACGGCGGCATGGAAGGGTACGCCTACGGCTCGGTTCCGTTCCCGCTCCCGTTTTGA
- a CDS encoding DUF5786 family protein yields the protein MSMGAYDDDEHERRERKNSEVDLSEDDDRSTYQGSVDYDGEESTEELLDQFKQINSE from the coding sequence ATGTCGATGGGAGCGTACGACGACGACGAACACGAACGCCGTGAGCGCAAGAACAGCGAGGTCGACCTGTCGGAAGACGACGACCGGAGTACCTACCAGGGAAGCGTCGACTACGACGGCGAGGAGTCCACAGAGGAACTGCTCGACCAGTTCAAGCAGATCAACTCCGAGTGA
- a CDS encoding AbrB/MazE/SpoVT family DNA-binding domain-containing protein has product MADEDDGLMWPPMFKGMQQASENAMEQQQQLMKQMFANGGMPSFDMNQLGAMSQMATFKTRVQSGGRISIPDAEREALGIEEGDIVQTVVLPVTNNSE; this is encoded by the coding sequence ATGGCCGACGAGGATGATGGCCTGATGTGGCCTCCGATGTTCAAGGGGATGCAACAGGCGAGCGAGAACGCGATGGAACAGCAGCAGCAGCTGATGAAGCAGATGTTCGCCAACGGTGGCATGCCGAGTTTCGATATGAATCAGCTCGGTGCCATGAGCCAGATGGCGACGTTCAAGACCCGCGTGCAGAGCGGCGGTCGAATCAGCATCCCCGACGCGGAGCGAGAAGCGCTCGGCATCGAGGAAGGCGACATCGTTCAAACCGTCGTCCTCCCGGTCACTAACAACAGCGAGTAA
- a CDS encoding DUF7530 family protein → MSGDSARPEYGETWVYESIIGALPGIRLPTWAAMAIQLLVFEVAIVVLSWYYGVWSAAVAGTVVVFVATIGSAEMLRISTLIRRIDVPPTYRALLFASNVEVVLSVLAYVALLTHLFVFDPQVSSMPLLNRLFGSEPPVLVVYLTLLILWDVSYRIGTGWWASVTGLWRSARYRFDPETARVFIRADLEIWGFGVLQLVLVPFVLDQPVLLAALVGHVVAVTAVTAVSVGLLRYRSRTAGVTRS, encoded by the coding sequence ATGAGCGGGGACAGCGCCCGTCCCGAGTACGGCGAGACGTGGGTGTACGAGAGCATCATCGGCGCATTGCCGGGGATTCGGCTCCCGACGTGGGCGGCGATGGCCATTCAGTTGCTCGTCTTCGAGGTCGCCATCGTCGTCCTGTCGTGGTACTACGGGGTCTGGAGCGCCGCGGTCGCCGGGACGGTCGTCGTGTTCGTCGCCACCATCGGGAGCGCCGAGATGCTCCGTATCAGCACGCTCATCCGCCGCATCGACGTGCCACCGACCTACCGCGCGCTGTTGTTCGCGTCCAACGTCGAGGTCGTGCTGTCCGTCCTGGCCTACGTCGCCTTGCTCACCCACCTGTTCGTGTTCGACCCGCAGGTGAGTTCGATGCCGCTGTTGAACCGGCTGTTCGGGTCGGAGCCGCCGGTGCTGGTCGTGTACCTGACGCTGCTCATCCTCTGGGACGTGAGCTACCGCATCGGCACTGGGTGGTGGGCCAGCGTCACGGGCCTGTGGCGGTCGGCGCGGTACCGGTTCGACCCCGAGACGGCGCGGGTGTTCATCCGGGCCGACCTGGAGATATGGGGCTTTGGCGTCCTCCAGCTCGTGCTCGTGCCGTTCGTGCTCGACCAGCCGGTGTTGCTCGCGGCGCTGGTCGGCCACGTCGTAGCCGTCACAGCCGTGACGGCCGTCTCTGTCGGGCTATTGCGCTACCGGTCGAGAACGGCCGGCGTCACTCGGAGTTGA
- a CDS encoding ATP-binding protein has translation MDRLESLRSEQADRAENAAAGVLLDQLQEVEQRLLAFGEALGGTADTVTDLPFTEEAGLDHMPEPLYVRHDTEMLNQVTSWLLQDQHIGLVSPYGTGKTAFREIVLRDLSKHEGFVITHLDNPRETTPRKLYQTVLTAAYAAGYSIDQRNYSQVRDGIPWATAEAKDAVHEIVRRVREDGKTLLLVVDEIEVLEADLLSPLQVAGDAGVRLFLTGTPEGKRRVAEIRGTLDSRLRYYENIDPFSPDDVAEYTARSLAYFRDEPYEGQAPDLFTRAAIEDVHERTAGNPREVRIECRELFTRAAFVWYRTGQDISRIQITPELRHRRFGMGR, from the coding sequence ATGGACCGGCTCGAATCGCTCCGGTCCGAGCAGGCGGACCGCGCCGAGAACGCCGCCGCCGGCGTGTTGCTGGACCAGCTCCAGGAGGTCGAACAGCGGCTGCTCGCCTTCGGCGAGGCGCTGGGCGGCACGGCCGACACCGTGACGGACCTCCCGTTCACCGAGGAGGCCGGGCTGGACCACATGCCCGAGCCGCTCTATGTCCGTCACGACACCGAGATGCTGAACCAGGTGACCTCGTGGCTGCTGCAGGACCAGCACATCGGGTTAGTGAGTCCCTACGGGACGGGCAAGACGGCGTTCCGCGAAATCGTCCTGCGGGACCTCTCGAAACACGAGGGGTTCGTCATCACCCACCTGGACAACCCCCGGGAGACGACGCCACGGAAACTGTACCAGACGGTGCTGACCGCCGCATACGCGGCGGGGTACTCCATCGACCAGCGCAACTACTCGCAGGTCCGGGACGGGATTCCGTGGGCGACCGCGGAGGCGAAAGACGCCGTCCACGAAATCGTCCGTCGCGTGCGCGAGGACGGCAAGACACTGTTGCTGGTCGTCGACGAAATCGAGGTGCTGGAGGCGGACCTGCTGTCGCCGCTGCAGGTGGCCGGCGACGCCGGCGTTCGCCTCTTTCTCACCGGGACGCCCGAGGGCAAGCGCCGCGTCGCGGAGATTCGCGGGACGCTGGACTCCCGACTGCGCTACTACGAGAACATCGACCCGTTCTCGCCGGACGACGTGGCCGAGTACACCGCGCGCTCGCTGGCGTACTTCCGGGACGAACCCTACGAGGGCCAGGCCCCGGACCTGTTCACCCGGGCCGCAATCGAGGACGTCCACGAGCGGACGGCGGGCAACCCCCGGGAGGTCCGCATCGAGTGCCGCGAACTGTTCACCAGGGCGGCGTTCGTCTGGTACCGGACCGGACAGGACATCTCCCGCATCCAGATTACGCCCGAGTTGCGCCACCGACGGTTCGGAATGGGTCGCTGA
- a CDS encoding NAD-dependent epimerase/dehydratase family protein, which produces MQILVTGGAGFIGGHLAQRFAADSHDVVVLDNRDPFYDLDIKRHNVEAGRAAARNSDGSYEFVEGDVRDADLVTDLVADADYVYHQAAQAGVRPSVQNPRKYDEVNVDGTLNLLDACRDEGIERFVMASSSSVYGKPQYLPYDEQHPTTPVSPYGASKLAAERYACAYSEVYDLPAVALRYFTVYGPRMRPNMAISNFVSRCHNGEPPVIYGDGTQTRDFTYIEDVIDANMTLLDEDAADGKAVNIGSTDNIEIKTLATEIRDQIDPDLDLVYEERHDADAEHTHAATDRAEELLGYDPDHTIREGVAKFIDWYRENRDWYEPLVRQS; this is translated from the coding sequence ATGCAAATACTGGTCACAGGGGGTGCCGGGTTCATCGGCGGTCACCTGGCACAGCGGTTCGCCGCCGACAGCCACGACGTGGTCGTGCTGGACAATCGCGACCCGTTCTACGACCTGGACATCAAGCGCCACAACGTCGAAGCGGGACGAGCGGCCGCCCGGAACAGCGACGGGAGCTACGAGTTCGTGGAGGGCGACGTCCGCGACGCCGACCTGGTGACGGACCTCGTCGCCGACGCCGACTACGTCTACCACCAGGCGGCCCAGGCCGGGGTCCGCCCGAGCGTGCAGAACCCCCGCAAGTACGACGAGGTCAACGTCGACGGCACGCTGAACCTCCTCGACGCCTGCCGCGACGAGGGCATCGAGCGGTTCGTGATGGCCTCCTCCTCGTCGGTGTACGGCAAGCCCCAGTACCTCCCGTACGACGAGCAGCACCCGACGACGCCCGTCTCGCCCTACGGCGCGTCGAAGCTCGCGGCCGAGCGCTACGCCTGCGCGTACAGCGAGGTGTACGACCTCCCGGCCGTCGCACTGCGCTACTTCACCGTCTACGGCCCGCGGATGCGGCCGAACATGGCCATCTCGAACTTCGTCTCGCGGTGTCACAACGGCGAGCCGCCGGTCATCTACGGCGACGGCACGCAGACGCGGGATTTCACCTACATCGAGGACGTCATCGACGCGAACATGACGCTACTGGACGAGGACGCCGCCGACGGCAAGGCCGTGAACATCGGCTCGACGGACAACATCGAAATCAAGACGCTCGCGACCGAGATTCGCGACCAGATAGACCCGGACCTCGATTTGGTCTACGAGGAGCGCCACGACGCCGACGCCGAGCACACCCACGCCGCGACCGACCGGGCCGAGGAACTGCTTGGCTACGACCCCGACCACACCATCCGGGAGGGCGTCGCGAAGTTCATCGACTGGTACCGCGAGAACCGCGACTGGTACGAACCGCTCGTCCGCCAGTCCTGA
- a CDS encoding TIGR00725 family protein gives MRVSVIGGSTVTDAQYRQAREVGTLLAERGHDVVCGGLTGVMEAACRGAREAGGHTVGILPGEHTAAANDYVETAIATGLGNARNVLVVMNGAAVVAVDGGTGTLSELGHALDMGRPVAGLGTHRIDGETGEHIEHVETPADAVDYVESAGQ, from the coding sequence ATGCGTGTCTCGGTCATCGGCGGTTCGACGGTCACTGACGCACAGTACCGACAAGCCCGCGAAGTCGGAACCCTGCTCGCCGAGCGGGGCCACGACGTCGTCTGTGGCGGCCTCACCGGCGTCATGGAAGCGGCCTGCCGTGGCGCACGCGAGGCCGGGGGCCACACCGTCGGTATCCTGCCGGGCGAGCACACCGCGGCGGCGAACGACTACGTCGAGACGGCGATAGCGACGGGGCTGGGCAACGCCCGCAACGTCCTCGTCGTCATGAACGGCGCGGCCGTCGTCGCCGTCGACGGCGGCACCGGGACGCTGTCGGAACTCGGCCACGCGCTCGATATGGGCCGGCCCGTCGCCGGGCTTGGAACGCACCGGATCGACGGCGAGACGGGCGAGCATATCGAACACGTCGAGACGCCCGCCGATGCCGTCGACTACGTCGAGTCTGCCGGGCAGTAG
- a CDS encoding DUF7561 family protein, with amino-acid sequence MASRACDGCDTSVSIAGGIANIWSQESRPTEGIVLELGDGTEHFLCYDCIDRLPDDHEVTAADVAAL; translated from the coding sequence GTGGCCTCCAGAGCCTGCGACGGGTGCGATACGAGTGTCTCGATAGCCGGCGGCATCGCGAACATCTGGTCCCAGGAGTCCAGGCCGACAGAGGGCATCGTCCTCGAACTCGGCGACGGCACGGAGCATTTCCTCTGTTACGACTGCATCGACCGGTTGCCAGACGACCACGAGGTGACGGCTGCGGACGTGGCCGCCCTCTAA
- a CDS encoding poly(R)-hydroxyalkanoic acid synthase subunit PhaE — protein MSNTNDIQDEWTEMVEEMNNAVADSMEQNMKAQAAFVESWADAVEDTIPEQDELAEGMDGYNRAYEEWMDAAEQMVERSTDAARGEDVDPAEFRDIWLQSANEAFKHVMGTSAFAAANGQLVESMMEMQQEADELSQDTLEQLGFPTRDDVDEIGERLIELERRQHAVEQKLDRVLEHLED, from the coding sequence ATGAGTAACACAAACGACATTCAGGACGAATGGACGGAGATGGTCGAGGAGATGAACAACGCGGTCGCCGACTCGATGGAGCAGAACATGAAGGCCCAGGCGGCCTTCGTGGAGTCGTGGGCTGACGCCGTCGAGGACACGATTCCGGAGCAGGACGAACTCGCCGAGGGGATGGACGGCTACAACCGCGCCTACGAGGAGTGGATGGACGCCGCCGAGCAGATGGTCGAACGCTCGACCGACGCCGCTCGGGGCGAGGACGTCGACCCCGCCGAGTTCCGTGACATCTGGCTGCAGTCCGCCAACGAGGCGTTCAAACACGTCATGGGCACGTCGGCGTTCGCGGCCGCGAACGGCCAGCTCGTCGAGTCGATGATGGAGATGCAACAGGAGGCCGACGAGCTAAGCCAGGACACGCTGGAACAGCTCGGCTTCCCCACCCGCGACGACGTCGACGAAATCGGCGAGCGGCTCATCGAACTGGAGCGCCGCCAGCACGCGGTCGAACAGAAGCTCGACCGCGTCCTCGAACACCTGGAAGACTAA
- a CDS encoding MaoC family dehydratase translates to MFNSVVAANRAAFAAFGVQQEDENGVTPADRIEPDEDLPEWHVSISEDHPDRFGVGDHVDFTKTISENDVRQFAAASGDTNPLHLDEEFAEQTRFRGRIAHGTLVGSLISAALARLPGLTIYLSQDLEFHNPVRIGDRLTAECEVVEDLGDAQYRLTTRVLDDDEVVIDGEAVVLIDDLPE, encoded by the coding sequence GTGTTCAACAGCGTCGTCGCAGCTAACCGGGCCGCGTTCGCCGCCTTCGGCGTCCAGCAGGAGGACGAGAACGGCGTAACGCCCGCAGACCGTATCGAACCCGACGAAGACCTCCCGGAGTGGCACGTCTCGATATCCGAAGACCACCCGGACCGCTTCGGCGTCGGCGACCACGTCGATTTCACGAAGACGATATCGGAGAACGACGTCCGCCAGTTCGCCGCCGCGAGCGGCGACACGAACCCGCTCCACTTAGACGAGGAGTTCGCCGAACAGACCCGCTTTCGCGGACGCATCGCCCACGGGACGCTCGTCGGCAGCCTCATCAGCGCGGCGCTCGCGCGGCTGCCGGGGCTGACTATCTACCTCTCACAGGACCTGGAGTTCCACAACCCGGTCCGCATCGGCGACCGCCTCACCGCCGAGTGTGAGGTCGTCGAGGACCTCGGCGACGCACAGTACCGGCTGACTACGCGCGTCCTCGACGACGACGAAGTCGTCATCGACGGCGAAGCGGTCGTTCTCATCGACGACCTGCCGGAGTAG
- the thsA gene encoding thermosome subunit alpha yields the protein MGNQPMIVLSEESQRTSGKDAQSMNITAGTAVAEAVRTTLGPKGMDKMLVDNSGSVVVTNDGVTILDEMDIEHPAANMIVEVAQTQEDEVGDGTTTAVVMAGELLSKAEELLDQDIHASILAQGYRQAAEKAKEILEDNAIDVDADDTETLEKVAATAMTGKGAESSKDVLAELVVRAAQSVVDDDGSVDTDNIQLETVVGGATDESELVEGVIVDKERVHDNMPFAVEDADVALLDTAIEVPETELDTEVNVTDPDQLQQFLDQEEKQLKEMVDKLKAAGADVVFCQKGIDDMAQHYLAQEGILAVRRAKKSDIEALSRSTGARIISNIDDIEADDLGFAGSVAQKDIAGDERIFVEDVEDARAVTMILRGGTEHVVDEVERAIEDSLGVVAATLEDGKVLPGGGAPETQLALGLRDYADSVGGREQLAVEAFADAIDVIPRTLAENAGLDPIDSLVDLRSKHDGGAVTSGLDAYTGEVVDMEEDGVVEPLRVKTQAVESATEAAVMILRIDDVIAAGDLKGGQGDDDEDEGGPGGPGGAPGGMGGGMGGMGGGMGGMM from the coding sequence ATGGGCAACCAGCCCATGATCGTACTTTCCGAGGAGTCCCAGCGGACATCCGGGAAAGACGCGCAGTCGATGAACATCACGGCCGGGACGGCCGTCGCCGAAGCCGTTCGGACCACTCTCGGTCCGAAGGGCATGGACAAGATGCTCGTCGACAACTCGGGCTCGGTCGTCGTCACGAACGACGGCGTCACCATCCTCGACGAGATGGACATCGAACACCCCGCCGCCAACATGATCGTCGAAGTCGCCCAGACCCAGGAGGACGAGGTGGGCGACGGCACGACCACGGCGGTCGTCATGGCCGGCGAACTCCTCTCGAAGGCCGAGGAACTCCTCGACCAGGACATCCACGCCAGCATCCTGGCCCAGGGGTACCGCCAGGCCGCCGAGAAGGCCAAGGAGATTCTCGAAGACAACGCCATCGACGTCGACGCCGACGACACGGAGACCCTCGAGAAGGTCGCCGCGACCGCGATGACCGGCAAGGGCGCCGAATCCTCCAAGGACGTCCTCGCGGAACTCGTCGTCCGCGCCGCACAGTCCGTCGTCGACGACGACGGCAGCGTCGACACCGACAACATCCAGCTCGAGACCGTCGTCGGCGGCGCGACCGACGAGTCCGAGCTCGTCGAGGGCGTCATCGTCGACAAGGAGCGCGTCCACGACAACATGCCCTTCGCCGTCGAGGACGCCGACGTCGCCCTGCTGGACACGGCCATCGAGGTTCCGGAGACGGAGCTCGACACTGAGGTCAACGTCACCGACCCCGACCAGCTCCAGCAGTTCCTCGACCAGGAAGAGAAACAGCTCAAGGAGATGGTCGACAAGCTCAAAGCGGCCGGCGCTGACGTCGTCTTCTGCCAGAAGGGCATCGACGACATGGCCCAGCACTACCTCGCCCAGGAAGGCATTCTCGCTGTGCGCCGCGCCAAGAAGTCCGACATCGAGGCGCTCTCGCGCTCGACCGGCGCGCGCATCATCTCCAACATCGACGACATCGAGGCCGACGACCTCGGCTTCGCCGGCTCCGTCGCCCAAAAGGACATCGCCGGCGACGAGCGCATCTTCGTCGAGGACGTCGAGGACGCCCGCGCCGTCACGATGATTCTCCGCGGCGGCACCGAACACGTCGTCGACGAAGTCGAGCGCGCCATCGAGGACTCGCTCGGCGTCGTCGCCGCCACGCTGGAGGACGGCAAGGTCCTGCCCGGCGGCGGTGCCCCCGAGACCCAGCTCGCGCTCGGCCTGCGTGACTACGCCGACTCCGTCGGCGGGCGCGAACAGCTCGCCGTCGAGGCCTTCGCCGACGCCATCGACGTCATCCCGCGCACCCTCGCGGAGAACGCCGGTCTCGACCCGATTGACTCGCTGGTCGACCTCCGCAGCAAGCACGACGGTGGCGCGGTCACCTCCGGCCTCGACGCCTACACCGGTGAGGTCGTCGACATGGAAGAGGACGGCGTCGTCGAGCCGCTCCGTGTCAAGACCCAGGCAGTCGAGAGCGCGACCGAAGCGGCCGTCATGATTCTCCGCATCGACGACGTCATCGCCGCTGGCGACCTCAAGGGTGGCCAGGGCGACGACGACGAGGACGAAGGCGGCCCCGGCGGCCCCGGCGGCGCGCCCGGCGGTATGGGCGGCGGCATGGGCGGCATGGGCGGCGGCATGGGCGGCATGATGTAA
- the phaC gene encoding poly(3-hydroxyalkanoate) polymerase subunit PhaC, producing MSSNPFNPFAAALNWQRKTLENMTDAAETSQIADERLELMESVEVGQTPSEVVYEENKLELLHYDAEAAGIEVPEEEKEDVPILIVYALINRPYILDLQEERSVVRRLLEAGHDVYLIDWNEPSRLDQHLTLDDYVNRYMDNCVDVVRERSGQDAINILGYCMGGTMSVMYTALHKEKVNTLGLMAAGLCFDHTGGVLEEWGSDEYYEPSDVTETFGNVPADMLDIGFALMDPVENYVTKYIRFAENMENEGFVENFGRMEKWLGDGIDVAGETYVQFLEDVYQDNKLYKNELELNGKHVDLNNIDMPVLQLMGEYDHLIPPEASKPFNEVIPSDDTRTIEFSTGHIGLSVSSSTHADLWPEVAQWYKDRNESDGVDIEVESPDSEADDAAGSEQAEISDAVEESDVDATTDTDVETVDGIGPTYADRLREAGIETVADLAEYDAAELADIAQTSESRAQDWLDQL from the coding sequence ATGTCCAGCAACCCCTTCAATCCGTTCGCGGCCGCGCTCAACTGGCAGCGCAAGACGCTGGAGAACATGACCGACGCCGCCGAGACCAGCCAGATAGCCGACGAGCGCCTGGAGCTGATGGAGTCCGTCGAGGTCGGTCAGACCCCCAGCGAGGTCGTCTACGAGGAGAACAAGCTCGAACTCCTCCACTACGACGCCGAGGCCGCCGGTATCGAGGTCCCGGAGGAGGAGAAAGAGGACGTGCCCATCCTCATCGTCTACGCGCTCATCAACCGGCCGTACATCCTCGACCTGCAGGAGGAGCGGTCGGTCGTGCGCCGCCTGCTGGAGGCGGGCCACGACGTGTACCTCATCGACTGGAACGAGCCCTCGCGGCTCGACCAGCACCTCACGCTCGACGACTACGTCAACCGCTACATGGACAACTGCGTCGACGTGGTCCGTGAGCGCTCCGGGCAGGACGCCATCAACATCCTCGGTTACTGCATGGGCGGCACGATGTCGGTGATGTACACCGCGCTCCACAAGGAGAAGGTCAACACCCTGGGGCTGATGGCCGCCGGGCTGTGTTTCGACCACACCGGCGGCGTCCTCGAAGAGTGGGGCTCCGACGAGTACTACGAGCCAAGCGACGTGACCGAGACGTTCGGCAACGTCCCCGCGGACATGCTCGACATCGGCTTCGCGCTGATGGACCCCGTCGAGAACTACGTCACGAAGTACATCCGGTTCGCGGAGAACATGGAAAACGAGGGCTTCGTCGAGAACTTCGGCCGGATGGAGAAGTGGCTCGGCGACGGCATCGACGTGGCTGGCGAGACCTACGTCCAGTTCCTCGAGGACGTCTACCAGGACAACAAGCTCTACAAGAACGAGCTGGAACTGAACGGCAAGCACGTCGACCTGAACAACATCGACATGCCGGTCCTCCAGCTCATGGGCGAGTACGACCACCTCATCCCGCCGGAGGCCTCCAAGCCGTTCAACGAGGTCATCCCCAGCGACGACACGCGCACCATCGAGTTCTCGACGGGCCACATCGGTCTCTCCGTCTCGTCGTCGACTCACGCCGACCTCTGGCCCGAGGTCGCCCAGTGGTACAAGGACCGCAACGAGTCCGACGGGGTCGACATCGAGGTCGAGTCGCCTGACTCCGAAGCGGACGACGCGGCCGGTTCCGAACAGGCCGAGATATCCGACGCCGTCGAGGAGAGCGACGTCGACGCGACCACAGACACCGACGTCGAGACCGTCGACGGTATCGGTCCGACCTACGCCGACCGCCTGCGCGAGGCCGGCATCGAGACCGTCGCCGACCTCGCCGAGTACGACGCCGCCGAACTGGCCGACATCGCACAGACCAGCGAGTCCCGCGCCCAGGACTGGCTCGACCAGCTGTAA